In Aquila chrysaetos chrysaetos chromosome 10, bAquChr1.4, whole genome shotgun sequence, the following proteins share a genomic window:
- the RASL10B gene encoding ras-like protein family member 10B isoform X3, translated as MVATFKIAVLGAQGVGKSAIVRQFLYNEFSEVCVPTTARRVYLPAVVMNGHVHDLQIMDFPPITAFPVNTLQEWADVCCRGLRSVHAYILVYDICCFDSFEYIKTIRQQILETRVIGTSETPIIIVGNKRDLQRGRVIPRWNVSNLVKKTWKCGYIECSAKYNWHILLLFSELLKSVGCARCKHVHTTIRFQGALRRNRCTIM; from the exons ATGGTGGCAACGTTCAAGATCGCCGTGCTGGGAGCCCAGGGCGTGGGCAAGAGTGCCATAGTCCGGCAGTTCCTCTACAACGAGTTCAGCGAGGTCTGCGTGCCCACCACGGCCCGCCGCGTCTACCTGCCCGCCGTCGTCATGAACGGCCACGTCCACGACCTGCAGATCATGGACTTCCCCCCCATCACCGCCTTCCCCGTCAACACCCTGCAG GAGTGGGCGGACGTGTGTTGCAGGGGGCTCCGGAGCGTCCATGCCTACATCCTGGTCTATGACATCTGTTGCTTTGACAGCTTCGAGTACATCAAAACCATCCGCCAGCAGATCCTGGAAACGAG GGTCATCGGCACTTCGGAGACGCCCATCATCATCGTGGGCAACAAGCGGGACCTGCAGCGGGGCCGGGTGATCCCGCGCTGGAACGTCTCCAACCTGGTGAAGAAGACGTGGAAGTGCGGCTACATCGAGTGCTCGGCCAAGTACAACTGGCACatcctgctgctcttcagcGAGCTCCTGAAGAGCGTGGGCTGCGCCCGCTGCAAGCACGTCCACACCACCATCCGCTTCCAGGGTGCCCTGCGCAGGAACCGATGCACCATCAtgtga
- the RASL10B gene encoding ras-like protein family member 10B isoform X1 produces MVATFKIAVLGAQGVGKSAIVRQFLYNEFSEVCVPTTARRVYLPAVVMNGHVHDLQIMDFPPITAFPVNTLQLRVHQNHPPADPGNEGHRHFGDAHHHRGQQAGPAAGPGDPALERLQPGEEDVEVRLHRVLGQVQLAHPAALQRAPEERGLRPLQARPHHHPLPGCPAQEPMHHHVSPPPAPTDPPRPGPCPRGRPSSGTAAPRRAPASPFSGGVMPRWELCRRHLEVCFPTGAGTPR; encoded by the exons ATGGTGGCAACGTTCAAGATCGCCGTGCTGGGAGCCCAGGGCGTGGGCAAGAGTGCCATAGTCCGGCAGTTCCTCTACAACGAGTTCAGCGAGGTCTGCGTGCCCACCACGGCCCGCCGCGTCTACCTGCCCGCCGTCGTCATGAACGGCCACGTCCACGACCTGCAGATCATGGACTTCCCCCCCATCACCGCCTTCCCCGTCAACACCCTGCAG CTTCGAGTACATCAAAACCATCCGCCAGCAGATCCTGGAAACGAG GGTCATCGGCACTTCGGAGACGCCCATCATCATCGTGGGCAACAAGCGGGACCTGCAGCGGGGCCGGGTGATCCCGCGCTGGAACGTCTCCAACCTGGTGAAGAAGACGTGGAAGTGCGGCTACATCGAGTGCTCGGCCAAGTACAACTGGCACatcctgctgctcttcagcGAGCTCCTGAAGAGCGTGGGCTGCGCCCGCTGCAAGCACGTCCACACCACCATCCGCTTCCAGGGTGCCCTGCGCAGGAACCGATGCACCATCAtgtgagccccccccccgccccgacgGACCCCCCTCGCCCCGGGCCGTGTCCCCGCGGTCGCCCGTCCTCAGGGACCGCGGCTCCCCGGCGAGCGCCGGCATCGCCGTTCTCTGGGGGGGTGATGCCGCGGTGGGAGCTGTGCCGGAGGCACCTCGAGGTTTGCTTCCCCACCGGCGCTGGCACCCCACGGTGA
- the RASL10B gene encoding ras-like protein family member 10B isoform X2 produces the protein MVATFKIAVLGAQGVGKSAIVRQFLYNEFSEVCVPTTARRVYLPAVVMNGHVHDLQIMDFPPITAFPVNTLQLRVHQNHPPADPGNEGHRHFGDAHHHRGQQAGPAAGPGDPALERLQPGEEDVEVRLHRVLGQVQLAHPAALQRAPEERGLRPLQARPHHHPLPGCPAQEPMHHHVSPPPAPTDPPRPGPFSGGVMPRWELCRRHLEVCFPTGAGTPR, from the exons ATGGTGGCAACGTTCAAGATCGCCGTGCTGGGAGCCCAGGGCGTGGGCAAGAGTGCCATAGTCCGGCAGTTCCTCTACAACGAGTTCAGCGAGGTCTGCGTGCCCACCACGGCCCGCCGCGTCTACCTGCCCGCCGTCGTCATGAACGGCCACGTCCACGACCTGCAGATCATGGACTTCCCCCCCATCACCGCCTTCCCCGTCAACACCCTGCAG CTTCGAGTACATCAAAACCATCCGCCAGCAGATCCTGGAAACGAG GGTCATCGGCACTTCGGAGACGCCCATCATCATCGTGGGCAACAAGCGGGACCTGCAGCGGGGCCGGGTGATCCCGCGCTGGAACGTCTCCAACCTGGTGAAGAAGACGTGGAAGTGCGGCTACATCGAGTGCTCGGCCAAGTACAACTGGCACatcctgctgctcttcagcGAGCTCCTGAAGAGCGTGGGCTGCGCCCGCTGCAAGCACGTCCACACCACCATCCGCTTCCAGGGTGCCCTGCGCAGGAACCGATGCACCATCAtgtgagccccccccccgccccgacgGACCCCCCTCGCCCCGG GCCGTTCTCTGGGGGGGTGATGCCGCGGTGGGAGCTGTGCCGGAGGCACCTCGAGGTTTGCTTCCCCACCGGCGCTGGCACCCCACGGTGA